A single window of Granulicella sibirica DNA harbors:
- a CDS encoding DUF7009 family protein has translation MKLRIKGNSLRLRISRSEMDRLVESGRIEDTVQFTPVAGESFTYSLEHERGARKIAVRYAPGNVAVVVPTASVMRWTDESEVGIYDSLALDASTSLELILEKDFACIDGSDADNTDTFQNPNEAAAC, from the coding sequence ATGAAGTTGCGGATCAAAGGAAATTCGTTGCGTTTGCGCATCTCGCGGTCGGAGATGGATCGGCTGGTCGAGAGCGGGCGCATTGAGGATACGGTGCAGTTCACACCCGTGGCGGGTGAGTCGTTTACCTATTCGCTCGAGCATGAGCGTGGCGCCAGAAAGATCGCGGTCCGGTATGCTCCGGGGAACGTCGCGGTAGTGGTCCCGACGGCGAGTGTGATGCGTTGGACCGATGAGAGCGAGGTCGGGATCTACGACAGCCTGGCGCTCGACGCTTCGACTAGCCTTGAACTGATCCTCGAGAAAGACTTTGCCTGCATAGATGGGAGCGACGCCGATAACACGGACACGTTTCAGAACCCGAATGAGGCTGCGGCTTGCTGA
- the fdhD gene encoding formate dehydrogenase accessory sulfurtransferase FdhD, with protein sequence MSSLANSTIVGEEPVGRVSGTRSLVETTITQLVGSSGHDVRDLLAAEEPLEIQLAYGPADARQVKSISVTMRTPGYDFELAAGFLMTEGVVRDADDIDRVWYATPYADSVSEARQDSALAYQPLNNIVRVELAAGVEVSLANLQRNFYTTSSCGVCGKASLLALQTVCPPRVGNRFRIAASVLYGLPDKLREAQSVFDKTGGIHGAGLFDAAGELHLVREDVGRHNAVDKLLGFEFLADRTPLRDRLLLLSGRASFELMQKALMAGIPAVAAVGAPSSLAVQVARQFDITLVGFLRGHHLNVYHGAERILGVQEEQESR encoded by the coding sequence ATGAGTAGCCTTGCTAATAGCACGATTGTTGGAGAAGAGCCGGTTGGAAGGGTGTCCGGGACGCGCTCGCTGGTGGAGACGACGATCACGCAGCTTGTGGGCAGCAGCGGGCATGACGTGCGTGATCTGCTGGCGGCGGAGGAGCCGCTGGAAATTCAGCTTGCCTATGGGCCAGCCGACGCCCGGCAGGTCAAGTCGATCTCGGTAACGATGCGAACGCCTGGCTATGACTTCGAATTGGCGGCGGGCTTCCTGATGACGGAAGGGGTGGTGCGGGACGCCGATGATATCGACCGGGTCTGGTATGCGACTCCGTATGCCGACTCAGTCAGCGAAGCGCGACAGGATTCGGCGCTGGCCTATCAGCCACTGAACAACATCGTCCGTGTGGAGTTGGCTGCCGGCGTTGAGGTGAGCCTGGCGAATCTGCAGAGGAACTTCTATACGACGTCAAGCTGCGGAGTGTGCGGGAAGGCTTCGCTGCTTGCGCTGCAGACGGTCTGTCCTCCACGCGTCGGGAATCGGTTCCGCATCGCCGCCAGTGTTCTCTATGGACTGCCGGACAAACTGCGTGAGGCGCAGAGCGTCTTCGATAAGACGGGCGGTATTCATGGTGCCGGGCTGTTCGATGCGGCGGGTGAACTACACCTCGTGCGTGAGGACGTCGGGCGGCACAATGCAGTGGATAAGCTGCTTGGCTTCGAGTTCCTGGCAGACCGGACGCCGCTGCGGGACAGGCTTCTGCTGCTGTCGGGACGGGCTAGCTTTGAGCTGATGCAGAAGGCATTGATGGCCGGTATACCGGCGGTTGCGGCGGTCGGCGCTCCGTCGAGCCTCGCGGTGCAGGTGGCGCGGCAGTTCGACATTACGCTTGTGGGATTTCTACGTGGGCATCATCTGAACGTCTATCACGGGGCGGAGCGCATTTTGGGTGTTCAGGAAGAGCAGGAGTCACGATGA
- a CDS encoding nucleoside deaminase, with protein sequence MQRKVDEHHMAALIRFTARTLDTPSPVPFGALIVDTATGKPLIRAVNAVRAENDPSSHAEVRTVRKACRKIKSPSLKGYTMYTTCEPCPMCMANALWAGLDRVVYAATIEDASQHCRQIYIPSREVVRRSDMSCEIDGPILRDEAYALFTHPNMLAAFATWNPKDGNSKSA encoded by the coding sequence TTGCAGCGAAAGGTGGACGAGCACCACATGGCCGCGCTCATCCGCTTCACCGCACGCACCCTCGACACTCCATCTCCCGTACCCTTCGGCGCCCTGATCGTCGACACCGCCACAGGCAAGCCGCTCATTCGTGCCGTCAACGCCGTCCGCGCCGAAAATGACCCAAGCAGCCACGCCGAGGTTCGCACCGTCCGCAAGGCCTGCCGCAAGATCAAGTCGCCCTCGCTCAAGGGCTACACCATGTACACCACGTGCGAGCCCTGCCCCATGTGCATGGCGAACGCCCTCTGGGCCGGACTCGACCGCGTCGTCTACGCCGCCACCATCGAAGACGCGAGCCAACACTGCCGCCAGATTTACATCCCATCGCGCGAAGTCGTCCGCCGCAGCGACATGTCCTGCGAGATAGACGGCCCCATTCTCCGCGACGAGGCCTACGCGCTCTTCACCCACCCCAACATGCTCGCAGCCTTCGCCACTTGGAACCCAAAAGACGGGAACTCAAAGTCCGCATGA
- a CDS encoding FAD-binding oxidoreductase, which produces MTEADHAAVAAALAGTDAPDRVITNPQTVQRLSRDFYWYSPILKALLDDKVAEVVVQPISTDEILRVLATCYGRRIPVTPRGAGTGNYGQAIPLKGGVVLDLSRMDTIESITSEGVAIVGPGVRLGVLETTARVQGWELRCYPSTVAKASVGGFLGGGSGGIGSISHGGLRDFGTVRALEVITMEPQPRILFLEGEAVHEVLHAWGTNGVITKIWLALTPAVEWAQCAIAFPTFEAAFTFSEQIAADDRWTKRLVTTFEWPIPSTFAPIKSVTREGKALIFIMIAASELADLEATATAAGGEITHAAPYTGLRTIPLLSDYTWNHTTLWAMKHDPAFTYLQCGFSPTEARSQFAQLKAKFGVEILFHIEWMKIGTGAVIPGSIPLVRYTTEARLNEMIDFCRSIGVSVANPHSNNVEGGGRYRPDNIQLLTKYRYDPRGLMNPGKMVTFQPAPEMSPKE; this is translated from the coding sequence ATGACCGAAGCCGATCACGCCGCTGTAGCCGCCGCTCTTGCTGGAACAGACGCGCCCGACCGCGTCATCACCAATCCCCAGACCGTCCAGCGCCTCTCGCGGGATTTCTACTGGTATTCTCCCATCCTCAAGGCCCTGCTCGATGACAAGGTGGCCGAGGTCGTCGTCCAGCCCATCTCAACCGACGAGATCCTCCGCGTCCTCGCCACCTGCTACGGGCGCCGCATCCCCGTCACTCCGCGCGGAGCCGGCACCGGCAACTACGGCCAGGCCATCCCCCTCAAGGGCGGAGTCGTCCTCGACCTCTCCCGCATGGATACCATCGAATCCATCACCTCCGAGGGTGTAGCCATCGTGGGCCCCGGAGTCCGCCTAGGCGTCCTCGAAACCACCGCCCGCGTCCAGGGCTGGGAGTTGCGCTGCTACCCAAGCACGGTCGCCAAAGCAAGCGTAGGCGGCTTCCTCGGCGGAGGCTCCGGAGGAATCGGCTCCATCAGCCACGGCGGCTTGCGCGACTTCGGCACCGTCCGCGCCCTCGAAGTCATCACCATGGAGCCTCAACCCCGCATCCTCTTCCTCGAAGGCGAAGCGGTCCACGAGGTCCTCCACGCCTGGGGCACGAACGGCGTCATCACAAAGATTTGGCTCGCCCTCACCCCAGCTGTCGAATGGGCCCAGTGCGCCATCGCATTCCCCACCTTCGAAGCAGCCTTCACCTTCAGCGAGCAAATCGCCGCTGATGACAGATGGACTAAGCGCCTCGTCACCACATTCGAGTGGCCCATCCCTTCCACCTTCGCCCCTATCAAGAGCGTCACCCGCGAAGGCAAAGCCCTTATTTTCATAATGATCGCCGCCAGCGAGCTAGCCGACCTCGAAGCCACGGCAACGGCAGCCGGAGGCGAGATCACCCATGCCGCCCCCTACACTGGCCTCCGCACCATTCCACTCCTCTCCGACTACACCTGGAACCACACAACCCTCTGGGCCATGAAGCATGATCCAGCATTCACCTACCTGCAATGCGGCTTCAGCCCAACCGAAGCCCGCTCCCAGTTCGCCCAGCTCAAAGCCAAGTTCGGCGTCGAGATCCTCTTCCACATCGAATGGATGAAAATCGGCACCGGCGCCGTCATCCCCGGATCCATCCCCCTCGTCCGCTACACCACCGAAGCCCGCCTCAACGAGATGATCGACTTCTGCCGCTCGATCGGCGTCAGCGTAGCCAACCCTCATAGCAATAACGTCGAGGGCGGAGGCCGATACCGTCCCGACAACATTCAGCTCCTCACCAAGTACCGCTACGACCCCCGCGGCCTCATGAACCCCGGTAAGATGGTCACCTTCCAGCCAGCCCCGGAAATGAGCCCCAAGGAGTAA
- a CDS encoding creatininase family protein — protein MQTWIPPARQFAYLTWKQVEAIPRDEALLILPTAAIEQHGHHLPLATDTLINNLLLGKALAKLPAEAHVYALPPVCYGKSNEHLGFPGTLSVSAATFMAVLRDLGASVAASGFRRLCLYNTHGGNSSLVDVMARDLRAEFNLRTFCLFGSAGALFTGIAPQEKAYGFHAGEIETAFLLAATPDLVHPDKYTSNYIADLADPDLLLPENASATFSWLTRDIAPSGVMGDPRPATAENGEKWIEEAATKIAAALQAMLAFKELVPA, from the coding sequence ATGCAGACCTGGATCCCTCCCGCCCGCCAATTCGCCTACCTGACCTGGAAGCAGGTCGAGGCAATCCCCAGGGACGAAGCCCTCCTCATTCTCCCCACCGCCGCCATCGAACAGCACGGGCACCACCTGCCGCTCGCCACCGACACCCTCATCAATAATCTCCTCCTCGGCAAAGCTCTCGCCAAGCTCCCCGCCGAAGCCCACGTCTACGCTCTCCCGCCCGTCTGCTACGGCAAGAGCAACGAGCACCTCGGCTTCCCCGGAACCCTCTCCGTCTCCGCCGCCACCTTCATGGCCGTGCTCCGCGACCTCGGCGCCAGCGTCGCCGCCTCCGGCTTCCGCCGCCTCTGCCTCTACAACACCCACGGCGGCAACTCCTCCCTCGTCGACGTCATGGCCCGCGACCTCCGCGCCGAGTTCAACCTCCGCACCTTCTGCCTCTTCGGATCCGCCGGAGCCCTCTTCACCGGCATCGCCCCCCAGGAAAAGGCATACGGGTTCCACGCCGGCGAGATTGAAACAGCGTTCCTCCTCGCCGCCACCCCAGACCTCGTCCACCCCGACAAATACACGTCCAACTACATCGCGGACCTCGCGGACCCCGACCTTCTGCTTCCCGAAAACGCTTCCGCCACCTTCTCCTGGCTTACCCGCGACATTGCCCCCAGCGGCGTCATGGGAGACCCCCGCCCCGCCACCGCCGAAAACGGCGAAAAGTGGATCGAAGAAGCCGCGACGAAAATCGCCGCAGCCCTCCAGGCCATGCTCGCATTCAAGGAGTTAGTCCCCGCATGA
- a CDS encoding CocE/NonD family hydrolase, whose translation MSTPKLIDCGAGVTLERGVPIRMSDGITLIADHYYPPTPGPNPTLLMRQPYGRDIASTVVYAHPVWFARHGYNVVIQDVRGRGDSEGHFYPFRHERKDGAETIAALRDRTESNGKFGMYGFSYQGMTQLLAAAEAPEGLLCIAPAQTAHDLYHGWFYSGGALRLASSLGWGLQMLKADARRRNHREDSDRLEQAWANLPAQYLATPYAAHPAIQDEDLPTYVRDWFKHDTPGEYWSAMDVSRSIDIVNLNIPALHLSGWYDTYLKGSIDGFRAMHHHANQYLVAGPWVHIPWGNRIGPADLGPEANLDTDALLLLWFNHWLKDTNEFAHEPRVRHFALNENRWHAAESWPTPTQTLYLHSEGRANSSKGDGTLTSIAPSIPEAPDLFNYDPEVPVMAPGGPTNTSGPTNQAAAELGNNLLTYTTHPLEYAVRIFGTPQVTLHASTSAPTSDLVAKLICVKPNGDATFLCIGILRSRHTPDIPHLWAFDLDPTSCLFATGDRIRLEIASSAYPLFDRNPNNHTPPRLADSWNWQRSTQTLFHDPARPSALHLPVIPA comes from the coding sequence ATGAGCACGCCCAAACTCATCGACTGCGGAGCCGGCGTCACCCTCGAACGCGGCGTCCCCATCCGCATGTCCGACGGCATCACCCTCATTGCGGACCACTACTACCCACCCACCCCCGGCCCGAACCCGACGCTCCTCATGCGCCAGCCCTACGGACGCGACATCGCCTCGACGGTCGTCTACGCCCACCCCGTCTGGTTCGCCCGTCACGGCTACAACGTGGTCATCCAGGACGTCCGCGGACGCGGCGACTCCGAAGGCCACTTCTACCCCTTCCGCCACGAGCGCAAGGACGGCGCCGAAACCATCGCCGCCTTGCGCGACCGCACCGAATCGAACGGCAAGTTCGGCATGTACGGCTTCTCTTACCAGGGCATGACCCAGCTCCTTGCTGCCGCCGAAGCCCCCGAAGGCCTACTCTGCATCGCCCCCGCCCAGACCGCCCACGACCTCTACCACGGCTGGTTCTACAGTGGCGGTGCCCTCCGGCTCGCCTCGTCCTTAGGCTGGGGCCTCCAGATGCTCAAGGCCGACGCCCGCCGACGCAACCATCGCGAAGACAGCGACCGCCTCGAACAAGCCTGGGCCAACCTCCCCGCCCAGTACCTCGCCACCCCCTACGCCGCCCACCCTGCAATTCAGGACGAAGACCTCCCCACCTACGTTCGCGACTGGTTCAAACACGACACCCCCGGCGAGTACTGGTCCGCCATGGACGTCAGCCGCTCCATCGACATCGTCAACCTGAACATCCCCGCCCTCCATCTCTCCGGCTGGTACGACACCTACCTCAAGGGCAGTATCGACGGCTTCCGCGCCATGCACCACCACGCCAACCAGTACCTCGTAGCCGGCCCCTGGGTCCACATCCCATGGGGCAACCGCATCGGCCCCGCCGACCTGGGCCCCGAAGCCAACCTCGACACCGATGCCCTCCTCCTCCTCTGGTTCAATCACTGGCTCAAAGACACGAACGAATTCGCCCACGAACCCCGCGTCCGCCACTTCGCCCTCAACGAAAACCGCTGGCACGCCGCCGAATCCTGGCCCACCCCCACTCAAACCCTCTACCTCCACAGCGAAGGCCGCGCCAACTCCAGCAAAGGCGACGGCACCCTAACCTCCATCGCCCCGTCCATCCCCGAAGCCCCGGACCTCTTCAACTACGACCCCGAAGTCCCCGTTATGGCCCCCGGCGGCCCAACAAACACCTCCGGCCCCACCAACCAGGCCGCCGCGGAACTAGGCAATAACCTCCTCACCTACACGACACATCCCCTCGAATATGCCGTCCGCATCTTCGGCACCCCCCAGGTCACCCTCCACGCATCCACCTCCGCCCCCACCTCCGACCTCGTAGCCAAACTCATCTGCGTAAAACCAAACGGCGACGCCACCTTCCTCTGCATAGGCATCCTACGCAGCCGCCACACCCCCGACATCCCTCACCTCTGGGCCTTCGACCTCGACCCCACCTCCTGCCTCTTCGCCACCGGCGACCGCATCCGCCTCGAAATCGCCAGCTCTGCCTACCCCCTCTTCGACCGCAATCCCAACAACCACACCCCACCCCGCCTCGCCGACTCATGGAACTGGCAGCGCTCCACCCAGACCCTCTTCCACGATCCCGCCCGCCCCTCCGCCCTCCACCTCCCAGTGATCCCCGCATGA
- a CDS encoding ABC transporter ATP-binding protein yields MTKPDRIPAILLDRVTKRYAEAPPVLENLSTTIKPGEFVSIIGPSGCGKSTLLKLVSGLSPTTSGSIAVDGMTPAKAREIVSFIFQDPTLLPWRTVTRNIELGLELEGVARERRQATVAGLLTLVGLEHVAKSYPRQLSGGMKMRVSIARALASNPKVLLLDEPFAALDEMTRDRMNEELIRLYLERAWTVLFVTHSVAEAVFLSSRILVLAPHPGRLAHDIPIDLPFPRTPELRRSELFDRVVAQVSRTLREVEAS; encoded by the coding sequence ATGACCAAACCCGACCGCATCCCAGCCATCCTCCTCGACAGAGTCACCAAGCGTTACGCCGAAGCCCCACCCGTCCTCGAAAACCTCTCCACGACGATCAAGCCCGGCGAGTTCGTCAGCATCATCGGCCCCTCCGGCTGCGGCAAATCCACCCTCCTCAAGCTCGTCTCCGGCCTCAGCCCCACTACCTCCGGCTCCATCGCCGTCGACGGCATGACCCCCGCCAAGGCCCGCGAGATCGTCTCCTTCATCTTCCAGGACCCCACCCTCCTCCCCTGGCGCACAGTCACCCGCAACATCGAACTCGGCCTCGAACTCGAAGGCGTCGCCCGCGAACGCCGCCAGGCCACCGTCGCCGGTCTCCTCACCCTCGTCGGCCTCGAGCACGTCGCGAAATCCTATCCCCGCCAGCTCTCAGGCGGCATGAAGATGCGCGTCTCCATCGCCCGCGCCCTCGCCAGCAACCCCAAGGTCCTGCTCCTCGACGAGCCCTTCGCCGCCCTCGACGAGATGACCCGCGACCGCATGAACGAGGAGCTCATCCGCCTGTACCTTGAGCGCGCGTGGACCGTTTTGTTTGTCACCCACTCGGTCGCCGAAGCCGTCTTTCTCTCCAGCCGTATCCTTGTCCTCGCCCCGCACCCAGGACGCCTCGCCCACGACATCCCGATCGACTTGCCCTTCCCCCGTACTCCCGAACTCCGCCGCTCCGAGCTCTTCGACCGCGTCGTAGCCCAGGTTTCTCGAACGCTCCGGGAGGTTGAGGCGTCATGA
- a CDS encoding ABC transporter permease, with the protein MKRTGTALASALGLFAALLLLWLAVIRIFAIQTYILPTPLQVAKAGAERFPSLLTSLSITAEAAAGGLLAAILVGVLVSLLFAQSRWVRRMFYPYTILLQTVPIIAIAPLIIMWVGHSVFSVGLIAFIICLAPIIANTTQGLISVDRNMVDLFLMSKASRAQILLKLRLPHAMPSLFSGIRISSGIAVIGALTGELFAGSARVGVGGIGYAIQYASSQLETDYLFALVAAATFLGFTFFFTVMFLEWYFLHQWHESARTADAE; encoded by the coding sequence ATGAAACGCACCGGCACTGCCCTCGCTTCCGCCCTTGGCCTCTTCGCCGCACTCCTTCTCCTCTGGCTTGCCGTCATTCGTATCTTCGCGATCCAGACGTATATCCTGCCCACGCCGCTCCAGGTAGCCAAGGCGGGAGCCGAGCGCTTTCCGTCGCTCCTTACCTCGCTCAGCATTACCGCCGAAGCTGCCGCCGGAGGCCTGCTCGCCGCCATCCTCGTCGGGGTTCTCGTCTCCCTGCTCTTCGCGCAGTCCCGTTGGGTCCGCCGGATGTTCTATCCCTACACGATCCTTCTCCAGACGGTTCCCATCATCGCCATCGCGCCGCTCATCATCATGTGGGTCGGCCACAGCGTCTTCTCCGTCGGCCTGATCGCCTTCATCATCTGCCTCGCGCCCATTATCGCGAACACCACCCAGGGCCTCATCTCGGTCGATCGCAATATGGTCGACCTATTCCTCATGAGTAAGGCCTCCCGCGCCCAAATCCTCCTCAAGCTTCGCCTGCCCCACGCCATGCCATCCCTCTTCTCCGGTATCCGCATCTCAAGTGGTATCGCCGTCATCGGGGCCCTCACCGGAGAACTCTTTGCCGGATCGGCTCGTGTCGGCGTCGGGGGTATCGGATACGCCATCCAATACGCCAGTTCCCAGCTCGAAACGGACTACCTCTTCGCCCTCGTTGCCGCAGCCACTTTCCTTGGCTTCACCTTTTTCTTCACCGTCATGTTCCTCGAGTGGTATTTCCTGCACCAATGGCACGAGTCCGCACGAACTGCCGACGCCGAATAA
- a CDS encoding DUF3891 family protein — protein sequence MLRLETETGFWLITHPDHAHLAAAFATHWGNDLFLPPSPRSNVLHGIEVHDDGWIARDARPQVTRAGKPSAFSSDLVGKYSAFEEIDLADYLAVRESAVQQVEAVDPYAALLVSMHTYNLLTARADRSTIAPEHLPLLDAFLERQKQRQQALRKGICADPQFLPADVTDEAFLNNFRLLQATDNLSLLSSVDYSQPATLLHPLPAIGDTEREIRVTPIGPRQFRLDPYPFDSSSLTFPLPARHVSGHTFAGADQLTALYQSAPVEQLEVAVTA from the coding sequence ATGCTACGACTCGAAACGGAAACCGGTTTCTGGCTGATCACCCACCCCGACCACGCCCACCTCGCCGCCGCCTTCGCCACGCACTGGGGTAACGACCTCTTCCTCCCCCCGAGTCCCCGCTCCAACGTCCTTCACGGCATTGAGGTACACGACGACGGCTGGATTGCCCGCGACGCTCGTCCGCAGGTTACTCGGGCCGGCAAACCATCCGCCTTCTCGAGCGACCTCGTCGGCAAGTACTCGGCCTTCGAAGAGATCGACCTCGCCGACTACCTCGCCGTTCGTGAATCCGCCGTCCAACAGGTTGAGGCCGTCGATCCGTACGCAGCGCTTCTCGTGTCCATGCATACGTACAACCTATTGACTGCGCGCGCCGACCGCTCGACCATCGCACCCGAGCACCTTCCACTTCTAGACGCCTTCCTCGAACGCCAGAAGCAGCGCCAGCAAGCCCTTCGCAAGGGCATTTGCGCCGATCCGCAGTTCCTACCAGCCGACGTCACCGACGAGGCCTTCCTCAACAACTTCCGCCTGCTCCAGGCCACCGACAATCTCTCCCTGCTAAGCAGTGTTGACTACTCGCAGCCAGCCACGCTGCTCCACCCGCTTCCGGCAATCGGAGACACCGAGCGCGAGATCAGGGTAACCCCGATTGGCCCAAGACAATTCCGGCTCGATCCGTATCCCTTCGATTCCTCAAGCCTCACCTTCCCGTTACCCGCCCGTCACGTATCCGGCCATACCTTCGCAGGCGCCGATCAACTCACGGCCCTGTATCAGAGCGCTCCGGTCGAGCAACTCGAGGTTGCCGTCACAGCCTGA
- the hpxZ gene encoding oxalurate catabolism protein HpxZ: MTINDPDMLAELTSLYPAYEKALMENDVATLTRMFWDSEFAMRFGAGENLYGMDEIEAFRKARPAAGLARTVTRLDIVTFGTDFGSVTLEFSRETPAKTVRGRQSQVWVRLPEGWRIVAAHVSLLS; the protein is encoded by the coding sequence TTGACGATCAACGATCCCGACATGCTTGCGGAACTCACGTCGCTATACCCAGCGTATGAAAAGGCCCTGATGGAGAACGATGTCGCAACGCTCACGCGGATGTTCTGGGATTCGGAGTTCGCGATGCGGTTTGGCGCCGGAGAGAATCTCTACGGAATGGATGAGATTGAGGCCTTTCGGAAGGCGAGGCCGGCCGCGGGGCTGGCGCGGACGGTGACCCGGCTGGACATCGTAACGTTTGGCACAGACTTCGGAAGCGTCACGCTGGAGTTCTCGCGAGAGACACCGGCGAAGACAGTGCGGGGACGGCAGAGCCAGGTCTGGGTTCGGCTTCCGGAAGGCTGGAGAATCGTCGCGGCGCACGTTTCGTTGCTTTCCTAA
- a CDS encoding acetamidase/formamidase family protein has protein sequence MSSAREHTLGAQPTHSVWNRDLAPRLMIAPGDVVHMECVDSSGAQVRPGFTLADFLAIDRMKIHALTGPIAIEGAQPGDVLQVDVLEVAHKGWAWSSVIAGLGFLDGRFTEPYFFEWKLDGDVSTSLAPAVVPLRPFCGVMGLAQAEMGAFRTRPPGAFGGNMDVRELSAGATLYLPVMVEGGLFSAGDAHAAQGDGEVCINGMECPADVTLRLGLHKQRHLAGPMVESAARRGEDGPEWIVVESGIEALTTAQTATSRLVDLLVDRWGFEPVQAYLLCSVAMKLRLSQVVNRPMVTVSAAIAKSVLPERRLF, from the coding sequence TTGAGCTCGGCCAGAGAACACACCCTCGGGGCTCAGCCGACGCATTCGGTGTGGAACCGGGACCTCGCTCCCCGGCTTATGATCGCGCCGGGGGATGTGGTCCACATGGAGTGCGTGGATTCAAGCGGGGCACAGGTGAGGCCCGGATTCACGCTGGCCGACTTTCTGGCGATCGACCGGATGAAGATTCATGCGCTGACGGGGCCGATCGCCATCGAGGGAGCGCAGCCGGGGGATGTGCTGCAGGTGGATGTGCTCGAGGTCGCGCACAAGGGATGGGCGTGGTCGAGCGTGATAGCCGGACTTGGGTTTCTCGATGGGCGGTTCACCGAGCCGTACTTCTTCGAGTGGAAGCTCGATGGGGATGTCTCGACCTCGCTTGCTCCTGCCGTCGTTCCGCTGCGGCCGTTCTGCGGGGTGATGGGTCTGGCTCAGGCGGAGATGGGGGCATTCCGGACACGGCCTCCGGGGGCGTTTGGCGGGAACATGGATGTTCGGGAGTTGAGCGCCGGCGCCACGCTGTATCTCCCCGTGATGGTCGAGGGTGGGCTCTTTTCAGCCGGTGACGCTCATGCGGCGCAGGGAGATGGAGAGGTCTGCATCAATGGAATGGAGTGCCCGGCGGACGTAACGCTACGCCTTGGGCTGCACAAACAGAGACATCTGGCTGGACCGATGGTCGAGTCGGCGGCGCGGCGGGGTGAGGATGGGCCGGAGTGGATCGTGGTCGAGTCGGGGATCGAAGCACTGACGACAGCCCAGACGGCAACGAGCCGGTTGGTGGATCTTCTGGTCGATCGCTGGGGCTTCGAGCCGGTGCAGGCTTACCTGCTGTGCAGCGTCGCGATGAAACTGAGGTTGAGCCAGGTCGTGAACCGGCCGATGGTGACGGTGAGCGCGGCGATCGCGAAGAGTGTTCTGCCGGAGAGGAGGTTGTTTTGA